From a region of the Corallococcus coralloides DSM 2259 genome:
- a CDS encoding RelA/SpoT family protein, with protein sequence MIRLNDILQRVASYHPDPDLDIIKKAYVYSAKVHQGQLRKSGEPYLIHPLEVAGILAELKLDEASIVTGLLHDTIEDTLATAEELTELFGPEVAQLVDGVTKLSKFSASATLSQEEKQAENFRKMIIAMAQDIRVILVKLADRTHNMRTLDHMSEEKQARIGQETLDIYAPLANRLGISWIKTELEDLSFRYVKPQEFFALEEQLNKRKKEREAYIEDTCDLMRAKLQERGLKGDVSGRFKHVYSIWKKIKSQGIDFDQIHDIIAFRIIAPSVPSCYEALGMVHQMWKPVPGRFKDFIAIPKPNMYQSLHTTVIGPLSERVEVQIRTAEMHKIAEEGIAAHWAYKEGRAPISKDDEKFAWLRQLMEWQQDLKDPKEFLETVKVDLFTDEVFVFTPKGDVRSLPRGATPVDFAYAIHSDVGGRCVGAKVNGKIVPLRYKLKNGDTVEVLTSPQAHPSKDWLTFVKTSRAQQRIRGFIKQQQRDKSLQLGRELVEREFKRFQLNFNKLVRSGEVKKVAEELGFRVEDDMLVAIGYGKVTPQQLVQRIVPQEKLAQAEPPPRPTDGGGTGNGSGANASMLPGLSRMTDLAKRLVGRNSRSGVQIGGVDDVLVRFGRCCNPVPGDPIAGFITRGRGVTVHTVGCEKALATDPERRVDVSWDVKGDFKRPVTLRVLTADRPGLLADITNTFSKKSVNISQANCRATGDDRAVNTFEVTISDLKQLTDLMRSIERLTGVYSVERI encoded by the coding sequence ATGATTCGCCTGAACGACATCCTGCAGCGGGTTGCGTCGTACCACCCGGACCCCGACCTGGACATCATCAAGAAGGCGTACGTCTACTCGGCCAAGGTCCATCAAGGGCAGCTCCGCAAGTCGGGAGAGCCCTACCTCATCCACCCGCTGGAGGTGGCGGGCATCCTGGCGGAGCTGAAGCTGGACGAAGCGTCCATCGTCACCGGCCTGCTCCACGACACCATCGAGGACACGCTCGCCACGGCGGAGGAGCTCACGGAGCTCTTCGGCCCGGAGGTCGCCCAGCTGGTGGACGGCGTGACGAAGCTGTCCAAGTTCTCCGCGTCCGCGACGCTCTCCCAGGAGGAGAAGCAGGCGGAGAACTTCCGCAAGATGATCATCGCGATGGCGCAGGACATCCGCGTCATCCTCGTGAAGCTGGCGGACCGCACGCACAACATGCGGACGCTGGATCACATGTCGGAAGAGAAGCAGGCCCGCATCGGACAGGAGACGCTGGACATCTACGCGCCCCTGGCCAACCGGCTGGGCATCTCCTGGATCAAGACGGAGCTGGAGGACCTGTCCTTCCGCTACGTGAAGCCCCAGGAGTTCTTCGCGCTGGAGGAGCAGCTCAACAAGCGCAAGAAGGAGCGCGAGGCGTACATCGAGGACACCTGCGACCTGATGCGCGCGAAGCTCCAGGAGCGCGGCCTCAAGGGCGACGTCAGCGGGCGCTTCAAGCACGTCTACAGCATCTGGAAGAAGATCAAGTCGCAGGGTATCGACTTCGATCAGATCCACGACATCATCGCGTTCCGCATCATCGCGCCGTCGGTGCCCTCCTGCTACGAGGCGCTGGGCATGGTGCACCAGATGTGGAAGCCGGTGCCCGGGCGCTTCAAGGACTTCATCGCCATCCCGAAGCCCAACATGTACCAGTCCCTGCACACCACGGTGATTGGTCCGTTGAGCGAGCGCGTGGAGGTGCAGATCCGCACCGCGGAGATGCACAAGATCGCGGAAGAGGGCATCGCCGCGCACTGGGCCTACAAGGAAGGCCGCGCGCCCATCTCCAAGGACGACGAGAAGTTCGCCTGGCTGCGCCAGCTGATGGAGTGGCAGCAGGACCTCAAGGACCCCAAGGAGTTCCTGGAGACGGTGAAGGTCGACCTCTTCACCGACGAAGTCTTCGTCTTCACGCCCAAGGGCGACGTGCGCAGCCTGCCGCGCGGCGCGACGCCGGTGGACTTCGCGTACGCCATCCACTCGGACGTGGGCGGCCGGTGCGTGGGCGCCAAGGTGAACGGGAAGATTGTTCCCCTGCGCTACAAGCTGAAGAACGGCGACACGGTGGAGGTGCTCACCAGCCCGCAGGCGCACCCGTCCAAGGACTGGCTCACCTTCGTCAAGACGAGCCGCGCGCAGCAGCGCATCCGCGGCTTCATCAAGCAGCAGCAGCGCGACAAGAGCCTGCAGCTGGGCCGTGAATTGGTGGAGCGCGAGTTCAAGCGCTTCCAGCTCAACTTCAACAAGCTGGTGCGCTCCGGCGAGGTGAAGAAGGTCGCCGAGGAGCTGGGCTTCCGCGTCGAGGACGACATGCTGGTCGCCATCGGCTACGGCAAGGTGACGCCGCAGCAGCTGGTGCAGCGAATCGTGCCGCAGGAGAAGCTGGCGCAGGCGGAGCCGCCTCCGCGGCCCACGGACGGCGGTGGGACGGGCAACGGCTCCGGGGCGAACGCCTCCATGCTGCCGGGCCTGTCGCGCATGACGGACCTGGCCAAGCGGCTGGTGGGGCGCAACAGCCGCAGCGGCGTCCAGATTGGCGGCGTGGACGACGTGCTGGTGCGCTTCGGGCGCTGTTGCAACCCCGTTCCCGGGGACCCCATCGCGGGGTTCATCACCCGGGGGCGGGGTGTGACGGTGCACACGGTGGGGTGTGAGAAGGCCCTGGCCACGGACCCCGAGCGGCGCGTGGACGTGTCCTGGGACGTGAAGGGCGACTTCAAGCGGCCCGTCACGCTGCGCGTGCTGACGGCGGACCGGCCGGGCCTGCTGGCGGACATCACCAACACGTTCTCCAAGAAGAGCGTCAACATCTCCCAGGCGAACTGCCGGGCCACCGGCGACGACCGGGCCGTCAATACCTTCGAGGTCACCATCTCCGACCTCAAGCAGCTGACGGACCTGATGCGCTCCATCGAGCGGTTGACGGGCGTCTACTCGGTCGAGCGAATCTAG
- a CDS encoding RidA family protein, with protein MARKAIHSDDAPKAIGPYSQAVQVDAGKMTFLSGQIPLDPKTMELVPGDVVAQAEQVMKNLQAVLAASGLDFSHVVRCTIFLTNLGDFAKVNEVYARAFSGSPPARATVQVSALPRGSQVEIDAIAIS; from the coding sequence ATGGCGCGCAAGGCAATCCACTCCGACGACGCCCCCAAGGCGATTGGCCCCTACTCTCAGGCCGTGCAGGTGGACGCCGGGAAGATGACGTTCCTGTCCGGCCAGATTCCCCTGGACCCGAAGACGATGGAGCTGGTCCCCGGTGACGTCGTCGCGCAGGCCGAGCAGGTGATGAAGAACCTGCAGGCCGTGCTCGCCGCCAGCGGCCTGGACTTCAGCCACGTCGTGCGCTGCACCATCTTCCTCACCAACCTGGGTGACTTCGCCAAGGTGAACGAGGTGTACGCCCGCGCCTTCTCCGGCTCGCCGCCGGCCCGCGCCACCGTGCAGGTGTCCGCGTTGCCGCGCGGCTCCCAGGTGGAGATCGACGCCATCGCCATCTCCTGA